The genome window CACAGCAATCAGGAGTCGTTGAAGGAATTCATCCGGCTCAGCGAGACCCTCCCCCACGATAAAATCATCTGTCTGGGCGATCTGGTGGGCTACAACGCCAATCCCAACGAGATCGTGGAGTGGGTGCGGGAGCACGCCGATCTGGCGCTGGCAGGCAACCACGATTACGCGGTGGTGGAAAAGACGGACACCCGCTACTTCAACCCCTATGCGCTGAAGGCGTGCGAGTGGACCCGCGAGGCGCTGACCATGGACAATTTCAAGTTCCTGCAATCGTTGCCGGCCATCGAGAAGAAATACCGCATCACCTGGGCGCATTCCTCGCCTTTTGAGCCGGAAGAATGGCATTACATCACCAACCCCTACGATGGGGCGGACAACTTCCCCGCATTCGACACGCAGCTGTGTTTCGTCGGCCACACGCACCGGCCGCTGATCCTGAAGCAGGAGCCCGATGGCAACGTCGAGGCCGGGCTTTCCGACGTCTATGAGTTGGAGCCGGACAGCCGCTATATCATCAATGTGGGCAGCCTGGGTCAACCCCGGGATGGCAATCCGCAAGCGTCCTTTGTGTCCTACGACACCGACACCCAGACCGTGGAGTTCCACCGGTTTGACTACGATATGGAGTCCACGCAGGAGAAAATCCACGACGAAGGCCTGCCCACGTTCCTCGCCGATCGCCTTTCCGCAGGTGTCTGAAAAACCGCCGGTTATCGCCTTGACCCGGTCCGGTAAGGGTGGTATAGTCAAAACGCCAATGAATTTAAAGGGTTAAATCGACTCTGCGATCCGTTGGGCTTTCCGGCATGAAGTGCCAACTTTAGAAACTCTCCAAGCGGGAACAACAGACCATGTTGAGGCGAACCTTTGTGATGGGGGGGCTTGCGAAAAGTCTCCGAGTTGCGGCGGTGGCGTGCCTGCTGAGTTTGTTTTGTTCCGGGGTCGCCGGCGCCAAAACCAGCGCCGCGCATCCGGCCAAAAGCCTGTACAGCAACGCCAAAAAAGCCTACTACCAGCTTCTGGAAGATTCCTCCCAGGTGCCCCGGCGTGAAGACTGGCTGCAGGTCATCCACCTGTTTGAAAAGGTGCTGATCACCTACCCGCAGACCGACGCCGCGTACAAAGCGATTTTCACCGTCGGCCGGTTGTACCAGAAACTGGGTGTCAAGCTGGGGTCGTTGAAAGAACTGCAGGAAGCCGGCCGTTATTTTTCGCTGTTGCTCAAGGAGTACCCCGACGGCCACCTGAGCGATGACAGCTTGTTCCAGTTGGCAGGCCTCGACATGCAGCAGAAGGATTACCCGGCGGCGCGGGAACGCTTGCAGAGCCTTTTGAAGCAATACCCGAATGGCGACAAGGCCGAGGCCTCGCGCGGGGAACTGAAAAAACTGGTGCGGCTGGTCACGCAGGCGCCCACGCCCGAACCGGTGCCGACGCCCGCCGTGGAGGCAACGAATAAAGATCATCTCACCCCGCAGAAGCCGGAGAGTTTCCAGAGCGCGCCCAAGCCGGTCGCGCCCAAGTCCGTGGAAAAAAGCAAGCACGTGCCGCTGGTGGTGGTGGACGCCGGGCATGGCGGCAAGGATCACGGCGCCCTCGGTCATGGCGGCCTGCGCGAGAAGGAGGTCAACCTCATCATCTCCAGGCAGGTGGCGCGGATCCTCACCAAGCGCTACAAACTGCGTGTGATCCTGACCCGCGACGACGATCGCTTCATCGAGCTTGCGGACCGCGGCAAGATCGCCAATCAAAAGGACGCCGATCTGTTTGTCTCCATCCACGCCAACGCCGCCACCCATTCTTCGGCGCAGGGCATTGAGACGTATTATCTGGGCAGCGGTTCCACCGAGCAGGCCCGGGAGACCGCCTCCCGCGAAAACGGCACCCTGATTTACTCGGTGGCCGACGACGAAGTGCAGCAAATTCTGGCAAGCCTCATCAGCACCACGAAGATCAACGATTCCTCGCGGCTGGCTTCCAAGGTGCAAAAAACTCTTTACGGGAACATGGCCAAACATTACCGGGAGGTTCATGATCTGGGGGTGAAGGAGGGACCGTTTTTTGTCCTTCACGATACCAATATGCCGAGCATTCTGGTGGAAGTGGGGTTTGTGACCAACCACCGGGAGGAGAAACGCCTGAGCTCGGACACCTACCAGAAGGCCCTGGCGGAATCGATCGCCAAGGGCATTTATGAGTTCCTGAAAGAAAAAGCGCCTTCCATTTGATTTGATATGAGAGGCGTGCCATGCTCCCCCATCTAGCCATCATCGGCCGCGCCAACGTCGGCAAATCCACTCTGTTCAATCGCATCACCCGCACCCGCTCCGCCATCGTTCACAATACCCCCGGGGTCACCCGCGACCGCATGTACGGTGAGGTCGAATGGAACGAGCGCTCGTTCATGGTGATCGATACCGGCGGCATCGACCTGGCCGGGAACGACAACATCGAGTTGCAGGTCAATGAGCAGGGTGAGTTGGCGATTCGGGAAGCCGACGTCATTGTCTTTGTCGTGGATGGGCAACAGGGCGTATTGCCGCAGGATCAGGAGGTTGTCAATCTGGTGCGGCGCTCGGGAAAGCCGTTGATTTTGGCTGTCAACAAAATCGACGCCCCCAGCCATGAAGATAGAATCACCGATTTTTATGGGCTGGGCATTGCTTGCACTCTTCCGATTTCGGCGGAGCATCACGTAGGTATTTCCGAACTTTTAGATAGAGTCACCGAAAAATTTGGGGAATTGCAGGCGGAGCCTGATATCGTTTCTCCCAATTCCGGAGCCATCCGGGTGGCCATCGTGGGCAAGCCGAACGCGGGAAAATCCTCAATAATCAATAAGCTGTTGAAGTCCGACCGGTGCATCGTTTCGGCCACGCCCGGCACCACCCGCGATACCGTGGACTTACCCATTGAATTTGAAGGGGATCCCTTTGTACTGATGGATACAGCAGGTATCCGACGCAAGGGGAAGACCACAAAACTAATTGAAAAATTTAGTGTTATAATGGCTCTGAAGGCGCTTGAGCGGTGCGATGTGGTGGTGCTGCTCATCGACGGAGCGGAAGGGGTGTCCGAGCAGGATGCGACCATCGCGGGCTATGCTTTCGACCGGGGGCGGGCCTGTATCCTGGCCGTTAACAAGTGGGATCTGGTTCAAGAAAGGGAGCTTCCGGAAGAGGAGATCGAGGAAAAAGTTAGAATGAAATTGAAATTTGCCGATTTTGCTCCTATGATAAAAGTGTCGGCAAAAACAGGTTTCGGACTTCCTAACTTCTTTGGCGAGGTTCAGTCTGTGTATGAGCAGTATTCCCGTAAAATTCCTACGGGCAAGCTCAACGATTGTTTCCAGCAGGCAATCCGGAAGAACCCCATGAGTTCGTACCGGGGCAAGTTTTTAAAACTTTATTATGCGACCCAGGTGCGCAGTTGTCCGCCGACGTTTGAGTGTTTCATGAATTACCCGCAAGGCGTTCACTTTTCGTACCAGCGTTATTTGACAAACAGTTTGCGCAAAGCATTTGGCTTTTCGGGAACGCCGGTACGTTTGATCCTTTCGCCCAGTCACGGGGATGAGAAGGCAGCGCGATGAGTTTCAAGCTTCAAAAGGGTTTCAATTTCCGTATTCTCGAAACGGACGATTTCGGCCGCATTTGTTTTGGCTGCCCGCCCGGCGTGGTCAAAGACTTTTCGCAGCGGGACGAAAGCCTGCCCTCGAAGTACGTGTTGCCTCTCCGCACCTTTGTCAACGGCACCAACCGTTTCGACTTTGAGTTCATTCTCTATACCTACCTGTTCATCAAGCCCGGAAAACAGAAGGTCTCCATTTTCTGCACGGAAGATCAGAAGAACCGCTTCAAGGCCATTTTTGAAGAGACCCTGTTCGGCCCCAGTTTCTTCAACCTGCTCAAGGCGGAATTTTACAAGTTCAGCCGGGTGCATCATTTCTCTGCCGCGGAGAAAGAATATTTCCTGAGCTTCCTCGAAAAACTTTCCAAAAACAAGAAACTGTGGAACAGCTTTGAAGGCATGCTGGCCAAACACGTTCTGCATAAAGACATGTTTGTCCGGCTCGGGGAACAGATCGGCAACCTGCTGGAAAACGAGCGCTGGCTGGTTTCCAAAAAGGTCAAAAATATCGAACGCATTTTCGCCCAGCATTATGTGCGCTGTGGCCAATTGAAGATCGAGATGGAGTTGTTTGCACTGGCCCACGAGGAAGATCGCGATGAATTTTTGGAAAACGTTGCGGATTTTCATGTCTTTGACAACTCGGGTGTGGTCGAGGTCAAAGGCGATATCGATCAGCGCAAAAAACTCAAGATTCACCAGGTACGGCCCTCTGAATTCGAGGTGTACCAGAACAACATTCTTCGCTGCAGCTTCGATATCGTGAATCTGGACCGGCATTCGGTGCCGACGCGCATTGAGAAGATTGATAAACCTTACATGGGGGTGACGTTCCTCGGCGTCGGTTCTGGATTCACCCACAAGCGCCACAACAGCTGCATCATCGCCTGGTCGGAAGGCAAGGGCATCATGGTGGACGCCTTCAGCGATAACGACCGCGCCATCGTGCAGAATGGCATTTCGAATGAGGACATCTCTTACATGTTCCTCACCCACATTCATTCCGATCACGACGCCGGGTTCATCGAAAAAATTCTTTCCGGACAGCGGCTCAAGATTTTGAGCAGCCGCATCATTTTTGAAAGTTTCCTCAGGAAGATTCAGGCCGTCACGCTGTTTCCGGTCGAAGTGCTGGAAAACCTGGTGGACTTCATCGAGCTGGAACCGGGCAAGAAGGTCAAACTGCCGGGATTCAAGCGGACGTTCATCGAATTCGATTATGCGTTCCATTCCATCCCCACCGGCCGGTTTAAATTGAGCTACAAGGATGAACGGGGGAAGGCCTGGATGATCGGCCATTCGGGAGATACCAAGTACGACCGGGATCTGGTGAATTCCTGGTACGAGCAGGGGCGCCTGTCTCCGGATCGACGCGAAAACATTCTTGGATTTCTCTGGGATGCGGATCTGATCATGCACGATGTCGGCGGCGGGCCGATCCATACGGATTTCGAGTCGCTGCTGCATCTGGACCCGGATCTGGCGAAAAAGATGATCCTCGTGCACCATGACAAGGAACCGCCGGAGCACCCTTACATGCGTTCCGCTACGGAAGGCCATACTGAAATCCTGATCAAGGGAAGTGCAGCCCGGTTCAAGGCGAAGGCGGAAGACCTCAAGCAGGTTGGGCTGTTCCGCAACACGCCGCCGAAAGATGTGGAGGACATCCTTGCCCATTCACAGGTGCTGGAATACCAGGCCAATGACGTCGTGTTTTCGAAGGGGGATGTCGGCGATTCCTTTTACATCATCCTTGATGGGTTCGCGGAGATCATCCTCAGCAAGCGGCAGTCGATCATTTATGAAAAAGGCATGTTCTTCGGCGAGCTTGCCATCGCCACCGAAAACCCGCGCCGCCGGGCAACGGTGAAAGCCATGTCGCGCCTGACGCTTGTTAAAATTCCGAAGGAGTTTTACTCCCGGGTCAAGCTTCCCAAAATCACCGACGATTTTTACAAGCTGGGCAATTTCTTCAACAGTTCCATCCGTCCCGGATTGGTGGCCTCTCTGGGAGAGGGCGATCTCGTTCACTGGAGCAAAAACGAGAAGATTTTTTCCAAAGGCAACAAGAAGGGCGATGTGTTCGTCATCGTCTCCGGGCAGGTCCGCATCCCATCGGTCCACAATGGCGACTCGGACCCGGTGTTCCTGTCGAGTGGCGATATCCTAGGCGAAATCACCTCGCAGGAGCAGGCCATTCAAAATCTCCTCCACTGCACGGATATGCCTCAAACTTCCAATGCCTTGGCGGCCAGCGAACGGGTGTCCGCCGTGCGTCTCAAATCGCAGCAGTTGAGCCGGATTTTCAAATCCTACCCCTCCTTTTTCGGCACCGTTTATCAGCGCATGAAAAAGCTGCAAACTGTGCTATGCTAAGGCCCTTGAAAGCTTAAGGGACAGTCTCTAAAATAGCCGCAAACTCACGTTCAATGCAGGATTCGGCTCCCCGTGTGCCAACGGGTGATCCGGGTTCGCGCAGATGTTGACAAGGGGGGAGCTATGAAGCCGTACAGTCCTGAACAAATCCGGAATGTCGGGTTTATCGGTCATGGGGGGGCGGGAAAAACTTCGATCGTTGAAAGCATTCTGTACCTGACCGGCGTCTCCGACCGGCTGGGCAAAGTGGGCGACACCTCTTCCGTCATGGACTTCGATCCCGACGAGGCCAAGCGCGGCCATTCCATCAGCGCCTCTCTCTCCTTCTGCGAATTTCAGAAACATAAAATCAATATTCTCGACACCCCCGGCTCCAATAATTTTGTGACCGACACACCGGGTTGCATCCGCGTGGTGGATGGTGTGGTGGCGGTGATCTCCGCCGAGGCGGGCATCCAGTATTACACCGAAAAAACCTGGCAGTGGGCGGACCAGCAGGGCCTGCAGAAAATCATCTTCATCAGTAAAATGGACAGCGAAAAGGCCAACCTCAAGGCCACTCTCGACGCCGCCAAGAAAAAACTCAAGATCAACCCCATGCTGGTGCAGGTCCCGGTTGGCAGCGGCGAGGGGTTTTCAGGCGTGGTGGACCTGATCGAGAATAAATATTACCAGTATGAGAAGGGCGGCAAGGGGATGGGCTCCGCGCAGGAGATTCCTGCGGAGTTGGTGGATGAGGTCGAGACCAGCCGCGCCGAACTGGTGGAGGTGGTGGCGGAAGCGGACGACGAACTGATCGAGCATTATCTGGAACGAGGGGAATTGACGGAGGAGGAGTTCCACACGGGTCTGCAAATGGGCATTCAAAACGGACAACTGGTGCCGGTGCTTTTGGGGTCGGGCACGCAGAATATCGGTGCCGACCGGTTGTTGGCGGCCATTCTCGAATACCTGCCGTCTCCGGACAAACATCCCGCCCGGAAAGCCCGTTCCCTCAAAGACGATAAAGAGGTCGAGATCAAGGCGGACCCCGCCGGGCCGCTGGCGGCGCTGGTGTTCAAAACCGTGGTCGATCCGTATGCAGGCAAGCTGACGTTGTTCCGCGTGTTTTCCGGAACCTTGAAAGGCGACAGCAGCGTTCACAACAGCCGCGAGGACCACGCGGAACGCTTGAGTCAGTTGTTGACGTTGCAGGGCAAAAAACAGGTGCCCGTGACGGAGGTCCCGGCGGGAGACATTGGCGTCGTGGCGAAA of Nitrospina watsonii contains these proteins:
- a CDS encoding metallophosphoesterase family protein gives rise to the protein MKFLILSDLHSNQESLKEFIRLSETLPHDKIICLGDLVGYNANPNEIVEWVREHADLALAGNHDYAVVEKTDTRYFNPYALKACEWTREALTMDNFKFLQSLPAIEKKYRITWAHSSPFEPEEWHYITNPYDGADNFPAFDTQLCFVGHTHRPLILKQEPDGNVEAGLSDVYELEPDSRYIINVGSLGQPRDGNPQASFVSYDTDTQTVEFHRFDYDMESTQEKIHDEGLPTFLADRLSAGV
- a CDS encoding N-acetylmuramoyl-L-alanine amidase, which translates into the protein MLRRTFVMGGLAKSLRVAAVACLLSLFCSGVAGAKTSAAHPAKSLYSNAKKAYYQLLEDSSQVPRREDWLQVIHLFEKVLITYPQTDAAYKAIFTVGRLYQKLGVKLGSLKELQEAGRYFSLLLKEYPDGHLSDDSLFQLAGLDMQQKDYPAARERLQSLLKQYPNGDKAEASRGELKKLVRLVTQAPTPEPVPTPAVEATNKDHLTPQKPESFQSAPKPVAPKSVEKSKHVPLVVVDAGHGGKDHGALGHGGLREKEVNLIISRQVARILTKRYKLRVILTRDDDRFIELADRGKIANQKDADLFVSIHANAATHSSAQGIETYYLGSGSTEQARETASRENGTLIYSVADDEVQQILASLISTTKINDSSRLASKVQKTLYGNMAKHYREVHDLGVKEGPFFVLHDTNMPSILVEVGFVTNHREEKRLSSDTYQKALAESIAKGIYEFLKEKAPSI
- the der gene encoding ribosome biogenesis GTPase Der, whose translation is MLPHLAIIGRANVGKSTLFNRITRTRSAIVHNTPGVTRDRMYGEVEWNERSFMVIDTGGIDLAGNDNIELQVNEQGELAIREADVIVFVVDGQQGVLPQDQEVVNLVRRSGKPLILAVNKIDAPSHEDRITDFYGLGIACTLPISAEHHVGISELLDRVTEKFGELQAEPDIVSPNSGAIRVAIVGKPNAGKSSIINKLLKSDRCIVSATPGTTRDTVDLPIEFEGDPFVLMDTAGIRRKGKTTKLIEKFSVIMALKALERCDVVVLLIDGAEGVSEQDATIAGYAFDRGRACILAVNKWDLVQERELPEEEIEEKVRMKLKFADFAPMIKVSAKTGFGLPNFFGEVQSVYEQYSRKIPTGKLNDCFQQAIRKNPMSSYRGKFLKLYYATQVRSCPPTFECFMNYPQGVHFSYQRYLTNSLRKAFGFSGTPVRLILSPSHGDEKAAR
- a CDS encoding cyclic nucleotide-binding domain-containing protein, whose protein sequence is MSFKLQKGFNFRILETDDFGRICFGCPPGVVKDFSQRDESLPSKYVLPLRTFVNGTNRFDFEFILYTYLFIKPGKQKVSIFCTEDQKNRFKAIFEETLFGPSFFNLLKAEFYKFSRVHHFSAAEKEYFLSFLEKLSKNKKLWNSFEGMLAKHVLHKDMFVRLGEQIGNLLENERWLVSKKVKNIERIFAQHYVRCGQLKIEMELFALAHEEDRDEFLENVADFHVFDNSGVVEVKGDIDQRKKLKIHQVRPSEFEVYQNNILRCSFDIVNLDRHSVPTRIEKIDKPYMGVTFLGVGSGFTHKRHNSCIIAWSEGKGIMVDAFSDNDRAIVQNGISNEDISYMFLTHIHSDHDAGFIEKILSGQRLKILSSRIIFESFLRKIQAVTLFPVEVLENLVDFIELEPGKKVKLPGFKRTFIEFDYAFHSIPTGRFKLSYKDERGKAWMIGHSGDTKYDRDLVNSWYEQGRLSPDRRENILGFLWDADLIMHDVGGGPIHTDFESLLHLDPDLAKKMILVHHDKEPPEHPYMRSATEGHTEILIKGSAARFKAKAEDLKQVGLFRNTPPKDVEDILAHSQVLEYQANDVVFSKGDVGDSFYIILDGFAEIILSKRQSIIYEKGMFFGELAIATENPRRRATVKAMSRLTLVKIPKEFYSRVKLPKITDDFYKLGNFFNSSIRPGLVASLGEGDLVHWSKNEKIFSKGNKKGDVFVIVSGQVRIPSVHNGDSDPVFLSSGDILGEITSQEQAIQNLLHCTDMPQTSNALAASERVSAVRLKSQQLSRIFKSYPSFFGTVYQRMKKLQTVLC
- the fusA gene encoding elongation factor G, with amino-acid sequence MKPYSPEQIRNVGFIGHGGAGKTSIVESILYLTGVSDRLGKVGDTSSVMDFDPDEAKRGHSISASLSFCEFQKHKINILDTPGSNNFVTDTPGCIRVVDGVVAVISAEAGIQYYTEKTWQWADQQGLQKIIFISKMDSEKANLKATLDAAKKKLKINPMLVQVPVGSGEGFSGVVDLIENKYYQYEKGGKGMGSAQEIPAELVDEVETSRAELVEVVAEADDELIEHYLERGELTEEEFHTGLQMGIQNGQLVPVLLGSGTQNIGADRLLAAILEYLPSPDKHPARKARSLKDDKEVEIKADPAGPLAALVFKTVVDPYAGKLTLFRVFSGTLKGDSSVHNSREDHAERLSQLLTLQGKKQVPVTEVPAGDIGVVAKLKMTTTGDTLTAADSGVRFDPIPFPKPVLARAMIPKTRADEEKISNALARLVEEDPSLSVERDAQTHQLLVSGLGQEHLDVIIERLKRRFSVDVDTKPPKVPYRETIRGKTKVQGKHKKQSGGRGQYGDCWLEIMPLSRGRGFEFENKIVGGAIPKTYIPAVEKGIVEAMEHGTVANYPMVDVKVMLYDGSYHDVDSSEMAFKIAGSIGFKKGVKDCKPILLEPIMTMEVNVPSECVGDVMGDLNSKRGKIMGVDASDEDQTIRAHVPMASILNYAPELRALTAGRGVFVMEFDHYDDVPEHLTQKIVEETRAEAEASH